The DNA sequence GTGGCCGCGGGCGCCGACTGCGTGTATCCGATCGGCGCCCCCGCCGCCGTACTGCCCCTGCTGCGGGCCGGGATCCAGGGGCCGGTGAACGTGCTCGCGCTGCCCGGCCGGGGCCCCTCGCCCGCCGAACTGGGCGGGCTCGGGGCCACCCGGATCACGTTCGGACCCGGGCTCCAGCAGCGCGCCGCGCGGGCGCTGCGGGAGATCGCGGACGGGCTGCTGCCGAAGTGAGGGTCAGGGCAGCCACTTCTTCCAGACGGATGCGTGGCTGTCCACCCACTTCCGCGCCGCCTCCCGCGGTGACAGCTTCTGCTCGGCGATCATCAGGGAGACCTCGTTCTGGTCCTCGGTCGTCCATCGGAAGTTCCTGAGCAGGTGCGCCGCCTCGCCCCCCTTCCTCGCGAAGTCCGCGTTGAGGTACTTCTGCAGCGGGGTGACCGGGTAGGCGCAGGCGACCTCCGCCGGGTCGGCGTCGCAGCCCTCCTCGTACGCGGGCAGCCTCACCTCGGTCATGGGCACCTTCTCGAACAGCCACTGGGGTGTGTACCAGTAGGTGAGGAAGGGCTTCTTCTCCTTGGCGAACTGCTTGATCTGGGTGATCTGCGCGGCCTCGGAGCCGGCGAACACCACCCGGTAGTCCAGCTTCAGGTTCTTCACCAGCGCCTTGTCGTTGGTGACGTAGGACGGTGAGCCGTCCAGCAGCTGGCCCTTGCCGCCGCTCTCCGGGGTGCGGAACCGCTCGGCGTACTTGTCGAGGTTCTTCCAGTCGGTGACGTCGGGGTGCTGCCGCGCGAAGTACGTCGGCACGAACCAGCCGATGTGCCCGGTGACGCCGAGGTCGCCGCCGCGCGCGATGGTCCCCTTCTCCTCGACGTAGCGCTGTTCCTGCTCGGGGTGGCCCCAGTCCTCCAGGATGGCGTCGACGCGGCCCTGGCTGAGCGCGTCCCAGGCGGGCACCTCGTCGACCTGGACGGTGTCGACGCGGTAGCCGAGCTCGTGCTCCAGCAGGTACTGGGCGACGGCCACGTTGGCCTGCGCGCCCACCCAGGACTGCACGGACAGGGTGACGGTCTTCGCGCCGCGGGCGTTCGAGAACGGTGACGCCTGCCGCGTCATGTCGGCGGCACCGCAGCCGGTGGCCAGCACCAGCGCGGCGGCGGCCGCCGTCGTACGCGTGCGGAACATCTCAGGCTCCCTTCGCCGTGCGGCGTTCGGTCGGCTGGGTCACCCGGTCGAGCATCAGCCCCAGGCAGACGATCGCGGCCCCGGCGACCAGGCCGGTCGCCAGGTCGCCCTGGGCTAGGCCGAAGACGACGTCGTAGCCGAGCGCGCCGCCGCCGACCAGGCCGCCGATGATGACGACGGCGAGGACCAGGACGACGCCCTGGTTGACGGCGAGCAGCAGCGCCGGGCGGGCCAGCGGGAGCTGGACCTGGCGCAGTTGCTGGACGCCGCTCGCGCCGAGTGAGCGGGCGGACTCCAGGGCGGCCGGGTCGACCTGGCGCAGGCCCTGGGCGGTGATGCGGACGACGGCGGGCAGCGCGTAGACGACGGCGGCGGCGACGGCCGGGGCGCGGCCGACGCCGAACAGGGCGACCACCGGGATCAGGTACACGAACTGCGGCATCGTCTGGAACACGTCCAGCACCGGGCGCAGCAGCCGTTCGAAGCGGTCGCTGCGGGCGGCCGCGATGCCGGTGGCGAAGCCGGCGACGAGGGTGACGGCGACGGCGGCGAGGACCTGCGAGAGCGTGTCCAGGGACGGCTTCCACACGCCGAGCACCCCGATGGCGGCCAGGGCGAGGACGGCGGTGAGCGCGGTGCGCCAGGTGCCGATCAGCCAGGCCAGGGCGGCGACGACCAGGAGCAGCGACCACCAGGGCAGCCACTGCAGGCCGTCGCGGAGCGGGTCGAGGACCCAGGTGGTGAAGCGGCCCGCCCAGTCGGCGGTGCCGCCGACGACGGGGACGCCCGAGTAGAGGTGGGCGGTCATCCAGTCGACGGCCCGGTTGACCGGCTCGGCGATGCCCACGACCCATCCGTCGGGCCATTCGAGGCGGCCCGCGAGCCGTCCGGCGACCGCGGCGGCCACGGCGGCGAGGAGGGCGTACGCCCACAGCGTGCGGGAGTTCGACGCGGGCGCCTGCCCGAGCCGCGCGCCGGCCGCGCCGGTCACCCGGTCGAGGACGACGGCGAGCAGCACGATCGGGATGCCGGCGGCGAGCGCGGCTCCCACGTCGACGGAGGCGAGCGCCTGGTAGACGCGGTCGCCGAGGCCGCCGGCGCCGATCACGGAGGCGATCACGGCCATGGACAGCGCCATCATGATCGTCTGGTTGAGGCCGAGGAGGAGTTCCCCGCGGGCCAGCGGGAGGCGGGCGGTCAGCAGGCGCTGGCGGGCGGTGGCCCCGAGCGACTCGACCGCCTCCAGCACCTCCTTGTCGGCGCCGCGCAGCCCGAGCGCGGTGAACCGGGCCATGGGCGGGGCGGCGTAGACGACGGTGGCGAGGACGGCCGCCGGGACGCCGATGCCGAAGACGAGGACGACGGGGAGGAGGTAGGCGAAGGCCGGGAGGACCTGCATGGTGTCGAGGACCGGGCGCAGGACCCGGTCCATGCGGTCGGACAGGCCGGCGGCGAGCCCGAGCAGCGCGCCGACGACGACGGACGCGGCGACCGCGACGGCCATGAGGGCGAGCGTCTGCATGGTCGGCACCCACATGCCGAGCAGTCCGCAGGCGAGGAACGCGGCGGCGGTGCCGAGGGCGAGCCGGAAGCCCGCGACCCGCCAGGCGACCAGCGCGGACACGGCGGTCACCCCGGCCCAGCCGACGGCGAGGAGGGCGAGGTAGACGGCGCGTACGGCGATGACGACCGCGTTGCTGACGTGGCCGAGGAAGTAGAGGAACAGCGGGTGGCTGTCGCGGTTGTCGATGATCCAGTCGCTGGCCGTGCCGAGCGGGCCGGAGAGGTCCACGGTGAGCGCGGCGGGCCAGCTGCCGTTCGGCCAGCGGGTGACGGCGAGGGGCACGAGGACCGCGGCGATCAGGGCGAGGGCCGCGAGCTTGCGCAGCGCCGGGCTGGTGCGGAGGCCCGGCGGGGCGGTCTTGCGGGGGGTCGCGGTGAGGGTCGCCATCACACCGGCTCCTCGCGGGTGGGGGCGGGGGTTGGCTCCTCGCGGGTGGGGGCGGGGGTTGGCTCCTCGCGGGCGGGGGCCGGGGACGGTTCGCGGTGCTCGGCCGGTGCGTCCACCGCCCGCGGCTCCGTCCGGGGGGCGGGGCCCCCGGCGGCAGGGCCGCCCGGAGCCGCGTCGGCGACGACCGACAGCAGGGCGTCCGAGTCGACCACCCCGACGCAGCGGCCCTCGTCGAGGACCCGGGCGGAGGTGCCCGCGCGGGCCACCGCCTCGATGGCCTCGGAGACGGTGGCGTCCGGGCGGACGGCCGGGCCGGTGCCCGCCTCCTCGGCCGACGCGGCCGGGCGCATGGCCGTACGGACCGTCATGACCTGCTCGCGCGGGACGTCCCGGACGAACGCACGGACGTAGTCGTCCGCGGGCGAGCCCACGATCTCCTCGGGCGTGCCCAGCTGGACCACGCGGCCGTCGCGCATCAGGGCGATCCGGTCGCCCAGTCTCAGGGCTTCCTGGAGGTCGTGGGTGATGAAGACCATCGTGCGGCCCTCCTCCCGGTGCAGCCGGATCACCTCCTCCTGCATGTCGCGCCGGATGAGCGGGTCGAGCGCGCTGAACGGCTCGTCGAAGAGCAGCACTTCGGGGTCGACGGCCAGTGCGCGGGCCAGACCGACGCGCTGGCGCTGGCCGCCGGAGAGCTGGGCGGGCCTGCGCTGCTCCATGCCCTCCAGACCGACCTTGGCGACGACCCCGGCGGCCCGCTCACGGCGCTCCGCCCGGCCCACGCCCTGGATCTCCAGGCCGTAGGCGACGTTGTCGAGGACGGTGCGGTGCGGCAGCAGGCCGAAGTGCTGGAACACCATGGCGGCGCGGTGCCGGCGCAGGGCGCGCAGCCGTGCCTTGTCCATGGCGCGCACGTCCTCGCCGTCGATGGCGATGGTGCCCGCGGTCGGCTCGATCAGCCGGGTCAGACAGCGCACCAGCGTGGACTTGCCGGATCCGGACAGGCCCATGACGACGAAGACCTCGCCCCTGCGCACGTCGAAGGAGACGTCACGGACGGCGGCCGTGCAGCCGGTGCGGGAGCGCAGTTCGGCCGGGTCCAGGGCGGTGAGCCCGGGGTCGGCGGGGACGCGGTGGGCCTTCGGTCCGAAGACCTTCCACAGGCCGTCGACGGAGAAGACGGGGGCGCTGCCCGGGGTGGCGGTGACCGTGCTCATCACGCGTCACCACCGATCAGTTCGACGGCCCGCTCCCCGACCATGAGGACCCCGATCATCGGGTTCACGGCCGTCATGGTCGGGAACACGGACGCGTCGGCGATCCGGATGCCCCGCAGTCCGCGGATGCGCAACTCGGGGTCCACGACCGCCCGTTCGTCGTCGGCGTCGCCCATCCGGCAGGTGCCCGCCGGGTGGTAGACGGTGTGGGCGACCTTGCGGGCGTACGCGCCGAGTTCCTCGTCGCCGGTGATGTCCGGGCCGGGCGCCACCTCGCGCTTGAGCCAGCCGGCCAGCGGTTCGGTTCTGGCGATCTCGCGGGCGATGCGGATGCCGTCGACGAGGGTGCGGCCGTCGTAGTCGTCCTCGTCGGTGAAGTAGCGGAAGTCGAGGGCCGGTTTCACGGACGGGTCGGCGCTGGTCAGGTAGAGCCGGCCGCGCGACCGGGGCTTGGGGATGTTCGGGGTCATGGAGACGCCGAACTCCGGCCGCCGGTAGCCCAGTCGCTCCGGGTTGTCGGTGAACGGGATCTGGTAGAAGTGGAACATCAGGTCGGGGCCCGCGTGCCCGGGGTCGCGGCGCACGAACAGCCCGGCGTCGGAGTCCATCGCGGAGTTCTCCGGGAGGGGTCCGTTCGTCTCCCAGACGATCACCGACTCGGGGTGGTCGAGGAGGTTCTCGCCGACGCCCGGCAGGTCGTGCGCCACGGGTATGCCGAGCGCCTCCAGGTCGGCCTTCGGGCCGATGCCGGAGTGCAGCAGCAGCCGGGGCGAGTCGACGGCTCCGGCGCACAGCACGACCTCGTTGCGGGCGCGGACGAGGATCTCCTCGCCGTCCTTGGTGCGTACGTGGACGCCCTCGGCGCGGGTGCCGTCCAGCTCCAGCCGGTACGCCCAGGTCTCCAGCAGCAGCGTCAGGTTGGGGCGCTCGTCCATCACCGGGTGGAGGTACGCCACCGACGCCGACGAGCGCTTGTTGTCCTCCGGGTGGTAGGCGAGGTCGAAGAAGCCGACGCCCTCGGTGAACGGCTTGCGGTTGAAGCCCTCCACGCGCGGCACGCCCAGCGCGGCCTGCGCGGAGTCGACGAAGTCGCGGGCGATGGCGTTCCGGTCCTTCTCGTCGACGGGGACGATGTTGTTCTTGAGGCGGGCGTAGTACGCCTCCATCTGCACCGCGCCCCAGCCCTTGGCCCCGGCCCGCTCCCACTCGTCCCAGTCGGACGGCAGCGGCTTGAAGGCGATGAGGGTGTTGTGCGAGGAGCAGCCGCCGAGGACGCGGGCGCGGCTGTGCCGGATGTGCGAGTTGCCGCGCGGCTGTTCGGTGGTGGGGTAGTCGTAGTCGAGTTCGCCGCCGAGCAGGCCCATCCAGCGGCGCAGCGTCAGCACGTCGTCGCGGCCCACGTCGCTGGGGCCGCCCTCGATGACGGCGACCGTGACGTCCGGGTTCTCGGTCAGCCGGGAGGCGATGACGGACCCCGCGGTGCCGCCGCCGATGACGACGTAGTCGTAGTCGATTTCACGTGCGTGGGTGTGAGCGGGCATTCGGGTGGTACTCCTCCGGGGACTCGGGACAGGTGGGTGGGTTGTGGGGCGGCACCGGGGTGCGGCGGTGCGGGGAGCACCGCCCGGCGGTCTGCGGCTCAGCCCGCGAACCAGCGCACCGGCTTGGGCGCCAGGTTCTGGTACACGTGCTTGGTCTCGCGGTACTCGGCGAGACCGGCCGGGCCGAGTTCGCGGCCCACTCCGCTCTTGCCGAAGCCGCCCCACTCCGCCTGCGGGAGGTAGGGGTGGAAGTCGTTGATCCACACGGTGCCGTGGCGCAGCCGCCCGGCCACCCGCCGGGCGCGGCCCGCGTCGGCGGTCCACACGGCGCCGGCCAGTCCGTACTCGGTGTCGTTGGCGAGGGCGACGGCCTCGTCCTCGGTGCGGAAGGTCTCGACGGTGAGGACCGGTCCGAAGACCTCCTCGCGCACGACCCGCATCTCGCGGTGGCAGCGGTCCAGGACGGTCGGCTCGTAGAAGTAGCCGCTCCCGGGGCGCTCGGCGGACGGCGCGGGCCGCTTGCCGCCGGAGCGCAGCACCGCGCCCTCCTTCAGCGCGGACTCGACGTACGCCTCCACCTTCGCGCGCTGCTGCGCGGAGACCAGCGGGCCGCACTCGACGCCGTCCTCGGTGCCCCGGCCGAGCCTGATGCGCTCGGCCCGGCGGGCGAGTTCGGCGACGAAGCGGTCGCGGACGGACTCCTCGACGATCAGCCGGGAGCCCGCCGAGCAGACCTGGCCGCTGTGAATGAAGGCGGCGTTGAGGGCCTGGTCGACGGCGGTGTCGAAGCCCTGCTCGGTGGCGCAGGCGTCGGCGAAGACCACGTTGGGGTTCTTGCCGCCGAGTTCGAGGGCGACCTTCTTCACGCTCGGGGCGGCCGCCCGGGCCACCTCGGTGCCGCTGGCCAGGCCGCCGGTGAAGGAGACCAGGTCGACGCCGGGGTGCTCGGCGAGCCGCGCGCCGACGGTGCGGCCGGGCCCGGTGACGATGTTGGCGACCCCGGTGGGCAGCCCGGCCTCGGTCAGCAGCTCGATGAGCGCGACGGTGGTGAGGGGGGTGATCTCGCTGGGCTTGACCACGAAGGTGTTGCCGGCCGCGAGCGCGGGGGCGATCTTCCAACTGGCCTGGAGCAGCGGGTAGTTCCAGGGTGTGATCATCGCGCAGACGCCGACCGGCTCGTGCACGACGACGCTGTGGACGTCGGGCGAGCCGGCGTCCACGACCCGTCCGGGCGCCTCCCCCGCCACCAGGTCGGCGAAGTAGCGGAAGGCGTCGGCGACACAGTCGATGTCGACGCGGCCCTCCTCGACGGTCTTGCCCGCGTCCCGGCTCTCCAGCAGCCCGAGCGCCTCCCGGTCCCGTACGAGCAGGCCGGCGACGCGGCGCAGCAGTGCGGCCCGTTCGGCGACGGGCGTGTGCGGCCACGGCCCCTCGTCGAAGGCGCGCCGGGCGGCGGCCACCGCGAGGTCGGCGTCCCTCTCGTCGCCCTCGGCGACCACGGCGAACGGCAGGGCGTCCGCGGGGTCGAGGATCTCGCGCACGGCCCCCGAGACGGCCGCCCGCCACTCGCCTCCCGCGTGGATGGTGTCGCGCACCCTGGGTTCTGTCCTGTCCGCCATGATCGGTCCGCTGCCTTCCGTTCCTGTTCAGCACCCGTGAGTCGCACAGGTGTCGTCCACGGGACCGGGTGCGCCTGCCCTTCGCCCTCGGATGCATGCGCGATCCATGGCCGAAAGTGCGCTGGGTCACGGAACATGAGGGCGAAAGGGAGAAATGGCTTGGTTTCGCGGCCCGCTGGCACCCTCCCGGCCCTCCCGGATGTCTTCGGGGGAACGCGACGGGCCCCGCACCGGCAGAACCGGTGCGGGGCCCGTGGCCCGGAAAGCGGGTCGGTCAGATGAGGCCGAGGCCGCGGACCGCCTCGCGCTCCTCCTCGAGCTCCTTGACGGAGGCGTCGATGCGGGCGCGGGAGAACTCGTTGATCTCCAGGCCCTGGACGATCTCGTACGTGCCGTCCTTGACGGTGACCGGGAAGGAGGAGATCAGGCCCTCCGGGACGCCGTAGGAGCCGTCGGACGGGATGCCCATGGAGGCCCAGTCGCCGTCGGCGGTGCCGTTGACCCAGGTGTGGACGTGGTCGATGGCGGCGTTGGCGGCGGAGGCGGCCGACGAGGCGCCACGGGCCTCGATGATCGCGGCACCGCGCTTGGCGACGGTCGGGATGAAGTCCTCGGCCAGCCACTTCTCGTCGTTCACGACCTCGGCGGCGTTCTTGCCGGCGACGGTGGCGTGGAAGATGTCCGGGTACTGGGTGGCGGAGTGGTTGCCCCAGATCGTCAGCTTCTTGATCTCGGAGACCGGGACGCCGGTCTTCTTCGACAGCTGGGTCAGGGCGCGGTTGTGGTCCAGGCGGGTCATGGCGGTGAACCGCTCGGCGGGTACGTCCGGCGCGGCGGCCTGGGCGATCAGGGCGTTGGTGTTGGCCGGGTTGCCGACGACCAGGACCCGGATGTCGTCCGCGGCGTGGGCGTTGATGGCCTGGCCCTGCGGCTTGAAGATGCCGCCGTTGGCCTCGAGGAGGTCACCGCGCTCCATGCCCTTGGTGCGCGGGCGGGCGCCCACGAGGAGGGCGACGTTGGCGCCGTCGAAGGCCACGTTCGGGTCGTCCGTGATGTCGATGCCCTGGAGCAGCGGGAACGCGCAGTCGTCCAGCTCCATGGCCGTGCCCTCGGCGGCCTTGAGCGCCGGGGTGATCTCCAGCAGGCGCAGCTTGACCGGCACGTCCGCGCCGAGCAGCTGGCCGGAGGCGATGCGGAAGAGCAGGGCGTAACCGATCTGGCCGGCCGCGCCGGTGACGGTGACGTTCACGGGAGTGCGGGTCATGGCGTTCTCCGTATGACAGCTGGCGGTGGGGCGGTCCCTGCCCCGGGTTGCGGGATCCCGCCGCGATGATCGATCACAGATTTCGATGATCGATCTCTTGGCGTCAAGAGAGATCCAGCGGTCAGGCTATCGCGCATCCCCGATCTCGGACGTCCGGGCTCCCTGTGGCCCGCCCCACAGAGTGACCGCCCGTGTACTCGGGTACCGCGGGGGAGACGGAAGGGGCGGCCGCTCCGCCCGGGAGAGGTGGGGGCGGAGCGGCCGCCGTCGGGGACCGAACGCGCCGGAATCCCGTGGGGGTACTACTCGCGTGCCCGCCTTTCGACCCGTCATTCGCATCCCCACGAATCCCCCACATATATGAGCCCGTATGGGCTCAGATGAGCCCATAGGGGGGTGTGGGGCGGCCTTCGGAGCGGTGGGGACTGCCGGGGCGGGGCGGCGCTTCGGAGCAGCGGGGGCTGCCCGGCGGGGCGGGCCTTCCGGCCGCCGAGCGGAGCTGCCCTGGACCGGGGAAGCCACCCGCGTACGCGCCGTTCCCGAGCGCTTCAAGGGCAGGGGAGCCGGGACGAGGCGGGCCCGGAACGAGGCGGCCGGGGCGGAGCTGCCCGAGTGGCGGGCGCGGCGCTCGTACGCGGACCGTTGGTGGGCGGCCCGTTCATGAGCGGAGCGACGACCGCTCGGGCACAGTCACCCGGGCGGGCGGCGGCCGCGGCGCCGAGCCGGCGCAGTGGACGGCCGGTGCGCCGCCCGGCTGCCGCGGGCCGGGCGGGTCGGGCGGGTCGGCCCGGGTGCTCCGCCCGTTACTGCGTGTCCGTGCAGCCCTTCTCGCCGGAAGCGGCCAGGATCGCGCAGGCCTCCGCCTCCGCCGCGTCGGCGACCGGCACCATCGGGGTGTACGCGACCGTGTCGCCGGCCGCGGTGATGGTGTCGCTCTGCTTCGAGCCGCCCGCGGTGATCTCGACCCTGTCCCCCTGCGCGGCCTGCGTGATGCGCCCCCATGCCGCACCGCAGGTCTCGCTGTAGCGGACCTCCACCGTGGCGGCGCCGACCGTCACCGTCCGGGTCGTGGTGACGAGCTCACCGCTGCACCCCATGACCTCCGCGTCCTTGCCGTCGCAGGCGTCACCGCTGCACTTCACGCCCGGCGGCAGGTTCGCGTCGGTGGTGACGGTGGGCGACGGGGACTTCCGGGCGTCGTCGCCCTTCTTGTCGCCCTCGGTCCCCGTGACGTAGAACGCGGCGGCGATCACCACCAGCGCGCCCACCGCCCCGGCGATGAACGTCGACGTCCGCCGCTTGCCCCCGGAGCCACCCGCGCCGCCGCGGCCGGACGTGTCGCGGGGCGGTGCGCCGTACCCCCCCGGGACCGGTCCGCCACCGGCGGGCGGGACGGCCGGGGCACCGGAGCCGGCGCGGCCCGGCTGCGGCGGCGGCGCCGCGACCCCCCAGGAGTTCCCCTGGGAGCTCTCCCCGGACGAGCCGCCCCATCCGCCGCCGGAGGCGTCACGCACGTCCGAGGCGGTCGGCTGCGGTGGCACGCTCGGGGCGACACCGGCCGGTCCGGCCACGCCCGGACGGACCGCGGCGCCGCCCTTGCGGGATCTGGCGCCCTGCCCCGTCGACGGCCCGGCCAGCTCGCTGAGCGCGGCACGCGCCTGCGAGATCCGGATCGCCTCCATCGTCATGTCGTGGCGCATCTCCGAGCGGCTCCAGGCGCGCTCGGCGAGCTCCCACATGGTCGTCAGGTGCGTCGGGTTGGTCCCGGTGACCTCGGCCAGGGCCACGATCGCGCCCTTGGGCGCGAGCAGCCGGCCGTTCAGATACCGCTCCCAGGACGTCTTGCTGTAGCCCGTGCGGTCGGAGACCGACGCGACGCTCAGGCCGCTGCGGTCCACCACCCGCCTGAGCTGGCTCGTGAACTCCCTGATCTGCGGATCGAGTTCATCCGGCAAGGCCTTCCAACGAGGCATTGCTTCCCCCCTCTTCCCCCCGGTTGGTGCTGGTTCTTCCCTCGCGCATGGTGCCCTCTGCCGAGTCCCCGTTCTGGCTACCCACAGGGATGCCGCCGGGCGGGGCCTCAGTTCCCGGGGTGGGGGCGCACAGGAGCGTCAGGGCTTCAGGCGTACGCCCTCGCACGCCTCATCGCTTGCGGCCCAGTGTCCCATCGGTCACCCCCTCGACCGAACGGAACCCGGAACAAGCAAGGGACGTCCCGGGCCGCCCCAATTGTTCACGCTAGACCTGTAGTCCCATCACTTCGTCGTACATCCGCGAACTTGTCAATACATCGACACAGAGCGGCCACACGGGCGGACCCATACGCCCCGGGCGACACGTCCGTCCCACGGAGGACACATCGCAAGGCTGTACGAGGATTCCGGGTGACGTAGCGGAACGGTCACTTCCGTGCCACAGCGGCCGGACAGCCGTTGATCAGGCGCTTCACCGTGCAGGAGTGTTGGTCCCGGCGGCGGCCCGTCCTCTCACGGGGGTGTGGACGGGCCGCCGTTCGGGACAGGATCCGCCGTCGGCTAACCGCTGACCGTGAAGTGCAGGGTGTCCTTGAGGAACGGGATCTCCAGCCACGGATCGGGCTGCACCATCAGCGCCAGCATCGCGATCGCCAGGCCCAGCCCGCCGTAGGTCACGATGTCCGTGAAACGGGAGCGGACCGCCAGCATGCCGACGTCCGGCACCAGCCAGCGCAGTACCGCCCCGGCCAGCAGGGCCACGCCGATCAGCAGCGTGCCCAGCCGGAACACGTCCAGCGCGGTCAGCAGCAGCCCCAGCCCGACCGTGAGCAGCACGGCGAGGATCGGCCACTGGCGGGCGGGCGCGGGGGCGTCGCCGGAGGCCGCCCTGCCGCCGCCCTCGGGACGCGCGGTGTCCCGGGTGAACAGCGGGAACCGGCGGGTGGTGCGCCGCGGGACGCCGTCGGCGTCGGGCGCGCTGACGGGATCGCGGACCGTGATCTCCTCGTCCCGCTCCCGCGCCTCGGGGGCGTCCGGGGCGTCCGGGGCGTTCTGCTCAGCCGACACTGCGCTCCGCCGCCTCGACCACGTTGACCAGCAGTTGGGCCCGGGTCATCGGGCCGACACCGCCGGGGTTGGGGGCGACCCAGCCGGCCACCTCGGCCACGCCCGGGTGGACGTCGCCCACGATCTTGCCCTCGGCGCTGCGGGAGACACCGACGTCGAGGACGGCCGCGCCCGGCTTGA is a window from the Streptomyces capillispiralis genome containing:
- a CDS encoding ABC transporter substrate-binding protein, which codes for MFRTRTTAAAAALVLATGCGAADMTRQASPFSNARGAKTVTLSVQSWVGAQANVAVAQYLLEHELGYRVDTVQVDEVPAWDALSQGRVDAILEDWGHPEQEQRYVEEKGTIARGGDLGVTGHIGWFVPTYFARQHPDVTDWKNLDKYAERFRTPESGGKGQLLDGSPSYVTNDKALVKNLKLDYRVVFAGSEAAQITQIKQFAKEKKPFLTYWYTPQWLFEKVPMTEVRLPAYEEGCDADPAEVACAYPVTPLQKYLNADFARKGGEAAHLLRNFRWTTEDQNEVSLMIAEQKLSPREAARKWVDSHASVWKKWLP
- a CDS encoding ABC transporter permease, which translates into the protein MATLTATPRKTAPPGLRTSPALRKLAALALIAAVLVPLAVTRWPNGSWPAALTVDLSGPLGTASDWIIDNRDSHPLFLYFLGHVSNAVVIAVRAVYLALLAVGWAGVTAVSALVAWRVAGFRLALGTAAAFLACGLLGMWVPTMQTLALMAVAVAASVVVGALLGLAAGLSDRMDRVLRPVLDTMQVLPAFAYLLPVVLVFGIGVPAAVLATVVYAAPPMARFTALGLRGADKEVLEAVESLGATARQRLLTARLPLARGELLLGLNQTIMMALSMAVIASVIGAGGLGDRVYQALASVDVGAALAAGIPIVLLAVVLDRVTGAAGARLGQAPASNSRTLWAYALLAAVAAAVAGRLAGRLEWPDGWVVGIAEPVNRAVDWMTAHLYSGVPVVGGTADWAGRFTTWVLDPLRDGLQWLPWWSLLLVVAALAWLIGTWRTALTAVLALAAIGVLGVWKPSLDTLSQVLAAVAVTLVAGFATGIAAARSDRFERLLRPVLDVFQTMPQFVYLIPVVALFGVGRAPAVAAAVVYALPAVVRITAQGLRQVDPAALESARSLGASGVQQLRQVQLPLARPALLLAVNQGVVLVLAVVIIGGLVGGGALGYDVVFGLAQGDLATGLVAGAAIVCLGLMLDRVTQPTERRTAKGA
- a CDS encoding quaternary amine ABC transporter ATP-binding protein (Members of the family are the ATP-binding subunit of ABC transporters for substrates such as betaine, L-proline or other amino acids, choline, carnitine, etc. The substrate specificity is best determined from the substrate-binding subunit, rather than this subunit, as it interacts with the permease subunit and not with substrate directly.); the protein is MSTVTATPGSAPVFSVDGLWKVFGPKAHRVPADPGLTALDPAELRSRTGCTAAVRDVSFDVRRGEVFVVMGLSGSGKSTLVRCLTRLIEPTAGTIAIDGEDVRAMDKARLRALRRHRAAMVFQHFGLLPHRTVLDNVAYGLEIQGVGRAERRERAAGVVAKVGLEGMEQRRPAQLSGGQRQRVGLARALAVDPEVLLFDEPFSALDPLIRRDMQEEVIRLHREEGRTMVFITHDLQEALRLGDRIALMRDGRVVQLGTPEEIVGSPADDYVRAFVRDVPREQVMTVRTAMRPAASAEEAGTGPAVRPDATVSEAIEAVARAGTSARVLDEGRCVGVVDSDALLSVVADAAPGGPAAGGPAPRTEPRAVDAPAEHREPSPAPAREEPTPAPTREEPTPAPTREEPV
- a CDS encoding GMC family oxidoreductase; its protein translation is MPAHTHAREIDYDYVVIGGGTAGSVIASRLTENPDVTVAVIEGGPSDVGRDDVLTLRRWMGLLGGELDYDYPTTEQPRGNSHIRHSRARVLGGCSSHNTLIAFKPLPSDWDEWERAGAKGWGAVQMEAYYARLKNNIVPVDEKDRNAIARDFVDSAQAALGVPRVEGFNRKPFTEGVGFFDLAYHPEDNKRSSASVAYLHPVMDERPNLTLLLETWAYRLELDGTRAEGVHVRTKDGEEILVRARNEVVLCAGAVDSPRLLLHSGIGPKADLEALGIPVAHDLPGVGENLLDHPESVIVWETNGPLPENSAMDSDAGLFVRRDPGHAGPDLMFHFYQIPFTDNPERLGYRRPEFGVSMTPNIPKPRSRGRLYLTSADPSVKPALDFRYFTDEDDYDGRTLVDGIRIAREIARTEPLAGWLKREVAPGPDITGDEELGAYARKVAHTVYHPAGTCRMGDADDERAVVDPELRIRGLRGIRIADASVFPTMTAVNPMIGVLMVGERAVELIGGDA
- a CDS encoding aldehyde dehydrogenase family protein, which produces MADRTEPRVRDTIHAGGEWRAAVSGAVREILDPADALPFAVVAEGDERDADLAVAAARRAFDEGPWPHTPVAERAALLRRVAGLLVRDREALGLLESRDAGKTVEEGRVDIDCVADAFRYFADLVAGEAPGRVVDAGSPDVHSVVVHEPVGVCAMITPWNYPLLQASWKIAPALAAGNTFVVKPSEITPLTTVALIELLTEAGLPTGVANIVTGPGRTVGARLAEHPGVDLVSFTGGLASGTEVARAAAPSVKKVALELGGKNPNVVFADACATEQGFDTAVDQALNAAFIHSGQVCSAGSRLIVEESVRDRFVAELARRAERIRLGRGTEDGVECGPLVSAQQRAKVEAYVESALKEGAVLRSGGKRPAPSAERPGSGYFYEPTVLDRCHREMRVVREEVFGPVLTVETFRTEDEAVALANDTEYGLAGAVWTADAGRARRVAGRLRHGTVWINDFHPYLPQAEWGGFGKSGVGRELGPAGLAEYRETKHVYQNLAPKPVRWFAG
- a CDS encoding malate dehydrogenase, which encodes MTRTPVNVTVTGAAGQIGYALLFRIASGQLLGADVPVKLRLLEITPALKAAEGTAMELDDCAFPLLQGIDITDDPNVAFDGANVALLVGARPRTKGMERGDLLEANGGIFKPQGQAINAHAADDIRVLVVGNPANTNALIAQAAAPDVPAERFTAMTRLDHNRALTQLSKKTGVPVSEIKKLTIWGNHSATQYPDIFHATVAGKNAAEVVNDEKWLAEDFIPTVAKRGAAIIEARGASSAASAANAAIDHVHTWVNGTADGDWASMGIPSDGSYGVPEGLISSFPVTVKDGTYEIVQGLEINEFSRARIDASVKELEEEREAVRGLGLI
- a CDS encoding helix-turn-helix domain-containing protein, with the translated sequence MPRWKALPDELDPQIREFTSQLRRVVDRSGLSVASVSDRTGYSKTSWERYLNGRLLAPKGAIVALAEVTGTNPTHLTTMWELAERAWSRSEMRHDMTMEAIRISQARAALSELAGPSTGQGARSRKGGAAVRPGVAGPAGVAPSVPPQPTASDVRDASGGGWGGSSGESSQGNSWGVAAPPPQPGRAGSGAPAVPPAGGGPVPGGYGAPPRDTSGRGGAGGSGGKRRTSTFIAGAVGALVVIAAAFYVTGTEGDKKGDDARKSPSPTVTTDANLPPGVKCSGDACDGKDAEVMGCSGELVTTTRTVTVGAATVEVRYSETCGAAWGRITQAAQGDRVEITAGGSKQSDTITAAGDTVAYTPMVPVADAAEAEACAILAASGEKGCTDTQ